Proteins co-encoded in one Candidatus Poribacteria bacterium genomic window:
- a CDS encoding AAA family ATPase — protein sequence MYDKKNPKAAGANPDRYDLFTEDDEEVEEELTSEEEEMNSGYSLQLIHHLITETPPEDSRRRWLLELRRSILSDEGEFRERIHAIQQEALRIHAEMEAQIEKLTSPANRIGTLLGLPKEDIARVIVGGSEYYANLDTELDPGTLKKGFSVLLNDAFVVVGELGYNDAGPIAKVSEVIPDGRLRIGQEPNAQTVILERSADLMDVKLKPGDEVRVDSNYRVALEHIATKETDAYALEAVPNIPWSKVGGLDETIQRIKDTIELPILHPELFSRFQYSAPKGFLLHGPPGCGKTLIGKATAYNLTQQLRREGGEDVEGCFLHIKGPEILNMWLGESERKVREIFQIAREKKDDGKLAFVFIDEAESILGTRRALRSHSISNTLVPMFCAEMDGIESLQDVVIILATNRPDLIDPAILRPGRIDRKIKVTRPDADAAKDIFRIYFTPELPIAPEVTRDPETETPDEAPPEVIPAEKAVEDLIAQVVDEMFREDEDNRFLEVSLRSGRRDILYRGHLCSGAIIESIVQRAKESALKRAIQNPEKESGISRADLLDALAAEFLESEIFPPTEATEDWLKLLDYDPANVVKVTPIKAEKRERRKASGSRVI from the coding sequence ATGTACGATAAGAAAAATCCGAAAGCTGCTGGCGCAAATCCCGACAGGTACGACCTGTTTACTGAAGATGACGAAGAAGTTGAAGAAGAACTCACCTCTGAAGAAGAGGAGATGAATTCCGGCTATTCGTTGCAGTTAATTCACCATCTTATCACTGAGACACCGCCAGAGGACAGTCGTCGTCGATGGCTCCTTGAGCTGCGGCGTTCTATTCTGAGTGATGAAGGTGAGTTTCGGGAAAGAATTCACGCGATTCAGCAGGAAGCACTCCGTATCCATGCGGAAATGGAGGCGCAGATTGAAAAACTCACTTCACCCGCAAATCGTATCGGCACCTTGCTCGGATTGCCGAAAGAAGACATCGCACGCGTCATCGTCGGGGGTTCCGAATACTACGCCAACCTTGATACCGAACTTGACCCGGGAACCTTGAAAAAGGGGTTCAGTGTACTATTAAACGATGCCTTTGTCGTCGTCGGTGAACTCGGATACAACGATGCCGGACCCATCGCAAAAGTATCTGAGGTTATACCAGATGGACGGCTCCGTATTGGACAAGAACCTAACGCGCAAACCGTTATCCTTGAACGCTCCGCAGACCTCATGGATGTCAAACTCAAGCCTGGCGATGAGGTCCGAGTTGACTCCAATTACCGGGTCGCTCTTGAACATATTGCTACCAAAGAGACGGACGCTTACGCGCTTGAGGCAGTGCCAAATATTCCCTGGTCTAAGGTCGGCGGGCTTGACGAAACGATCCAACGTATTAAAGATACGATTGAACTTCCCATCCTGCATCCCGAACTCTTTTCGCGTTTCCAATACAGTGCCCCGAAAGGGTTTCTCCTCCACGGGCCGCCAGGATGCGGAAAAACGCTCATCGGTAAGGCGACTGCCTATAACTTGACGCAGCAGCTCCGAAGGGAGGGTGGAGAAGATGTTGAAGGGTGTTTCCTCCACATTAAAGGCCCTGAAATTCTGAACATGTGGCTCGGAGAATCTGAACGGAAAGTACGTGAAATATTCCAGATCGCCCGTGAAAAAAAGGATGATGGCAAATTAGCTTTTGTGTTTATAGATGAGGCAGAGTCTATATTAGGAACACGGCGGGCACTCAGATCTCATAGCATCTCAAATACGCTTGTGCCAATGTTTTGCGCGGAAATGGATGGCATTGAGTCTCTACAGGATGTCGTTATTATTCTCGCTACAAACCGTCCAGATCTCATTGATCCTGCTATTCTGCGGCCAGGACGCATTGATAGAAAAATTAAAGTGACTCGTCCAGACGCAGACGCTGCGAAGGATATCTTCCGTATTTACTTTACACCCGAGCTACCTATCGCTCCAGAGGTAACCCGTGACCCAGAGACGGAGACACCAGACGAAGCACCACCCGAAGTTATACCGGCTGAAAAGGCAGTCGAAGACCTGATCGCGCAGGTTGTTGATGAAATGTTTCGTGAGGACGAGGACAACAGATTCCTTGAAGTCTCCCTCAGGAGTGGCAGACGCGATATTCTCTATCGTGGGCATCTCTGTAGTGGTGCTATTATTGAGTCGATTGTGCAGCGCGCTAAGGAATCCGCACTCAAACGCGCAATTCAGAACCCGGAAAAAGAAAGCGGAATCTCGCGGGCCGACCTGTTAGACGCACTCGCCGCGGAGTTTCTTGAGAGTGAAATCTTCCCGCCGACCGAGGCGACCGAAGACTGGCTCAAACTCCTGGATTACGATCCAGCAAACGTCGTCAAAGTTACACCTATCAAAGCTGAAAAGCGGGAACGGCGTAAAGCGTCTGGCTCGCGTGTCATTTAG
- a CDS encoding proteasome accessory factor PafA2 family protein yields MERLFGIETEYGITLENEAHIDAVKQSIELIKSYRQEDFRPVWDYRGEDPLRDERGFRADTLSNHPDEKEEEARDRKRNKKERLSFAEIKSDHILVNGARLYNDHAHPEYSTPECSNLFDLVAHDKAGERILHRCAETRSQKLGKRVLLYKNNTDFHGHSYGCHDNYLMAREVPFETLKQGIMSFFITRQIFAGAGKLGIETEAGLATPGHYQLSQRADFFHVEASVDTMHNRPIVNTRDEPHADASKYRRLHGIAGDANMSEYATALKVGTTALVIALIEQRRVPEKLALANPIDTIKTVSHDQTYRWMVMTDDGKTMSAIDHQREYLALAQKHLDDVGGFETDWVLTEWEDTLNTLEKDPMSLIDRLDWVAKKWLLETFAEEEGVPWDDAWLQSLDLEYHNIDLDEGLYYGIPMRRIVTDEQIEAALHNPPAGTRAYFRGRAVDRFSESIKAIQWDSITFTVNGRTREVNLNALAEADIAQQYNEALDESPTVETLIKKLRL; encoded by the coding sequence ATGGAAAGACTTTTTGGAATTGAAACTGAATACGGAATCACACTCGAAAATGAAGCGCACATTGATGCCGTCAAGCAGTCTATTGAGCTCATAAAAAGTTACCGTCAAGAAGATTTTCGACCGGTGTGGGACTATCGCGGGGAAGACCCGTTGCGAGATGAACGCGGTTTTCGGGCAGACACACTCTCCAATCATCCTGATGAGAAGGAAGAGGAAGCGCGCGATCGGAAGCGAAATAAGAAAGAGCGACTCTCTTTCGCCGAAATTAAAAGTGATCACATTCTCGTCAACGGCGCGCGCCTCTACAATGACCACGCGCACCCGGAGTATTCTACACCTGAATGCAGCAACCTGTTTGATCTTGTGGCACACGATAAAGCGGGGGAACGTATCCTCCACCGATGTGCTGAAACACGCAGTCAGAAACTCGGAAAACGCGTGCTGTTGTATAAGAATAATACCGATTTTCACGGGCATAGCTACGGGTGCCACGATAATTACTTGATGGCGCGTGAAGTGCCTTTTGAGACGCTCAAACAGGGAATCATGTCGTTCTTTATAACACGACAAATCTTCGCAGGCGCAGGGAAACTCGGTATTGAGACTGAAGCCGGGCTTGCAACACCAGGGCATTACCAATTGTCACAACGTGCTGATTTCTTTCACGTTGAGGCAAGTGTTGATACCATGCACAACCGTCCTATCGTCAATACGCGCGACGAGCCGCATGCTGACGCATCTAAATACCGGAGACTCCACGGTATCGCAGGTGATGCCAATATGTCTGAATACGCAACGGCTCTCAAGGTCGGCACCACCGCGCTTGTTATTGCTCTGATTGAACAACGGAGGGTCCCGGAAAAGCTCGCACTTGCCAATCCAATTGATACCATCAAGACCGTGTCGCATGACCAGACGTATCGTTGGATGGTGATGACAGATGATGGAAAAACGATGTCGGCAATCGACCATCAGCGCGAGTACCTCGCACTCGCACAGAAACATCTCGACGATGTTGGGGGGTTTGAAACTGACTGGGTACTCACAGAGTGGGAAGATACGCTCAATACACTTGAGAAAGATCCAATGTCGCTTATTGATCGGCTTGATTGGGTCGCGAAGAAGTGGTTACTTGAAACCTTTGCAGAAGAAGAGGGAGTCCCATGGGACGATGCATGGCTCCAGAGTTTGGATTTAGAATATCATAACATTGATCTCGATGAAGGGCTTTACTATGGAATCCCCATGCGTCGTATCGTCACAGACGAACAGATTGAAGCAGCACTTCATAATCCGCCTGCTGGCACACGGGCCTACTTTCGCGGGCGCGCTGTTGATCGGTTTAGTGAATCAATAAAAGCAATCCAGTGGGATAGCATTACCTTTACTGTCAATGGGCGGACCCGAGAAGTTAACCTCAACGCACTCGCTGAGGCAGACATCGCACAGCAATATAATGAGGCTCTTGACGAATCACCGACCGTCGAAACATTAATTAAAAAATTACGTTTATGA
- a CDS encoding ubiquitin-like protein UBact, whose translation MAANIIAQLERKQRDTKPIGPGDGDSDNEGPKRQKVSRPDTQELLKRMRRVDKDQSRRYRQRTGE comes from the coding sequence ATGGCAGCTAATATCATTGCTCAGCTTGAGCGCAAGCAGAGAGATACAAAACCCATCGGACCCGGTGATGGCGATAGTGATAACGAGGGACCCAAGCGCCAGAAAGTCAGTCGTCCTGATACACAAGAATTGCTCAAGCGCATGCGTCGTGTTGACAAAGATCAGTCCCGGCGTTATCGCCAAAGAACGGGGGAATAA
- a CDS encoding proteasome subunit alpha produces MHYNGDFLNLSGAGHQELAPHGGINHKGDFLDLLRYANYPLKIEVPPETARHGADVEIAHSTTVVAVLYRDGVMIAGDRRATAGTSVIYDRAEKVLQIDRHSALAISGSPAIAYEIARILEHSFQYFRRSQLQELSLEGKLRMLSRLIRENLSMALQGIGGVIPIFALYDLNAADDGNGGKIFFYDALGAHFENVDFATTGSGSIWIRGVLRYLSRFGETALHEMDQRQAAIAILRLLDIASEYDAATSGYNAKVKIFPTLKTVTRTGVNTVSDDDLAEWYAEAQPNVEE; encoded by the coding sequence ATGCACTATAACGGTGATTTCCTGAATCTAAGTGGTGCAGGACACCAAGAACTCGCACCCCACGGAGGAATAAACCACAAAGGCGACTTTCTCGACCTCTTGAGATACGCAAATTATCCCTTAAAGATAGAGGTGCCACCGGAAACCGCACGACACGGAGCAGATGTTGAAATAGCACATAGCACCACCGTGGTTGCTGTTCTTTACCGAGATGGTGTCATGATCGCAGGGGACCGGCGTGCTACCGCAGGCACCTCTGTCATCTATGATCGAGCCGAGAAAGTTTTGCAAATTGATAGGCATTCTGCACTTGCTATTTCAGGATCACCCGCAATCGCTTATGAAATTGCCAGAATATTGGAGCACTCGTTCCAATATTTCCGGCGCAGCCAGCTCCAAGAGTTAAGCCTCGAAGGCAAACTTCGGATGTTGTCAAGACTCATCCGTGAGAATCTGTCGATGGCACTCCAGGGTATCGGTGGCGTTATTCCGATCTTTGCACTGTATGATTTAAATGCCGCCGATGACGGGAACGGCGGAAAAATTTTCTTCTATGACGCACTCGGGGCGCACTTTGAGAACGTCGATTTTGCAACAACTGGTTCTGGTTCTATCTGGATCCGGGGCGTGTTGCGCTATCTGTCTCGGTTTGGTGAGACTGCCTTGCACGAAATGGACCAACGGCAGGCAGCCATCGCTATCTTAAGACTCTTGGACATCGCCAGTGAATACGATGCCGCAACGAGTGGATACAATGCTAAAGTGAAAATTTTTCCGACTCTCAAAACCGTAACACGCACCGGTGTTAATACCGTTTCTGATGATGATTTAGCAGAATGGTACGCTGAGGCACAACCAAATGTAGAGGAATAG
- a CDS encoding proteasome accessory factor PafA2 family protein, with amino-acid sequence MNKRIFGIETEFGCMTDTERIRGTSEGVAARVRDYVFDVLELGLRDIHYRDWGEPPGNGGFLFNGGRLYIDMGHLEYATPECATLFDLVAYDKAIETIINNILDDTGLPTAFFKNNIDHFTGATFGCHENFQVSREVPFYRVVIPTLMPFFVTRQIYAGAGRVGVYDEMIEFGAQDVLEGQQLTEQQNYQISQRADHIVTEIYEWIQFSRAIINTRDEPLSDYTKYRRLHLLVGDSNMSEYATALKVGTTSLLLSAIETFYETHGEKLPLPGFELADPVFAIRHISRDSTFKWRIELKSGKTISAVDLQREYLNFVQAFITEPDEENQWVLSAWESILDDLEEDWERVIPRVDWAAKKWLLETFIAEEKLDWDDPWIKSQDLEYHNIRTESGLYYALQAHGQMERVITDEQIGYAINNAPQDTRAKVRAFLMRTLTQYQMPCIVDWHQIYAGHTEYFEMKEPLDTNIAKAQRWIRRLRKRPSRN; translated from the coding sequence ATGAACAAGCGTATTTTTGGAATCGAAACAGAATTTGGATGTATGACAGATACCGAGCGGATTCGCGGAACCTCTGAAGGGGTCGCCGCACGGGTTCGGGACTACGTTTTTGATGTACTTGAACTCGGACTCCGCGACATCCATTACCGAGACTGGGGTGAACCCCCCGGTAACGGTGGATTTCTGTTCAATGGCGGCCGTCTTTACATTGATATGGGGCATCTTGAATATGCAACCCCCGAATGTGCTACACTTTTTGATCTTGTCGCTTACGATAAAGCCATTGAAACAATCATCAATAACATCCTTGATGATACAGGATTGCCAACTGCCTTCTTCAAAAATAATATTGACCATTTCACCGGGGCAACCTTTGGATGTCATGAAAACTTCCAAGTCAGTCGAGAGGTTCCATTTTACCGGGTCGTCATCCCAACACTCATGCCTTTCTTCGTTACCCGACAAATTTATGCCGGTGCCGGTAGAGTCGGTGTCTATGATGAAATGATTGAGTTTGGGGCACAAGATGTTTTGGAAGGGCAGCAGCTCACTGAGCAACAAAATTATCAAATCTCGCAACGCGCCGATCATATTGTCACTGAAATTTATGAGTGGATTCAGTTCAGTCGTGCTATTATCAATACAAGAGACGAACCGCTCAGCGATTACACAAAATACCGACGGCTCCATCTCCTCGTTGGAGATTCTAATATGTCGGAGTACGCTACCGCACTCAAGGTCGGTACCACTTCGCTCTTGCTCTCCGCGATTGAGACGTTTTATGAAACACACGGTGAAAAATTACCGCTGCCCGGTTTTGAACTCGCTGATCCAGTCTTCGCTATTCGACACATCTCTCGTGACAGCACTTTCAAGTGGCGGATTGAACTTAAATCTGGGAAAACAATTTCCGCCGTTGATTTACAGCGAGAATATCTCAACTTCGTCCAGGCATTCATCACCGAACCTGACGAAGAAAACCAGTGGGTCCTTTCGGCGTGGGAGTCTATACTTGATGATCTTGAAGAAGATTGGGAGCGCGTTATTCCACGTGTTGATTGGGCCGCAAAAAAATGGTTGCTTGAAACTTTCATTGCCGAAGAAAAACTCGATTGGGATGATCCTTGGATCAAAAGTCAAGATTTAGAATATCATAACATTCGTACAGAAAGCGGGCTCTATTACGCACTGCAAGCACACGGACAGATGGAGCGCGTTATCACCGATGAACAGATTGGATATGCTATTAACAACGCACCACAGGATACCCGGGCTAAAGTTCGGGCTTTCTTGATGCGAACCCTTACACAATATCAGATGCCTTGTATTGTTGATTGGCATCAGATCTATGCTGGACATACGGAATATTTTGAGATGAAAGAACCGCTTGATACCAACATCGCGAAGGCGCAGCGATGGATAAGAAGGCTACGAAAGCGACCTTCGCGCAATTGA
- a CDS encoding DUF1501 domain-containing protein: protein MAENRCIHTDCEGFYRRDFLKAGALGLFGLSLTDLFRLKAQAATAEASVSAPSASTGTATSVILVWLGGGPSHLDMWDLKPDAPEEIRGLFKPIATNVNGIQISEHLPRLAQQTDKLCIIRSMTSPEAAHERGTHYMMTGYQPLPGFAVPGYGAVISKLKEQRSALPPYISVPAPVAYGGGGFLGASLAPFSPGGNPASNNFKVRDLEPPKGVSVERVERRRSLRQAVDAAFKKYEAGNPAAEAVDDFYTSAYNLMSSTDARAAFELNAEPGKTRDAYRRDTFGQSCLLARRLVEAGVNFVTVSNGGWDNHNNIFSSLPGKLNAFDQTMTTLITDLSDRGLLETTLVIAMGEFGRTPVINRNAGRDHHSRVFSIMLAGGGVQGGQVIGASDPLGMEPAETPVRPEDLSATLYQSLGVDYNQHLESPDGVRIVLSRGGRPIRGVLS from the coding sequence ATGGCTGAAAATAGATGCATACACACGGATTGTGAAGGATTTTACCGTCGGGACTTTCTAAAAGCAGGTGCTCTTGGATTGTTCGGCTTGAGTCTCACAGACTTGTTCCGACTCAAAGCACAGGCTGCAACTGCAGAAGCGAGCGTTAGCGCGCCGAGTGCTTCTACAGGTACTGCTACATCCGTTATTCTTGTCTGGTTAGGTGGTGGACCAAGCCACCTGGATATGTGGGATCTTAAACCGGATGCTCCTGAAGAAATACGTGGTCTTTTCAAGCCGATAGCGACGAATGTCAACGGCATCCAAATTAGTGAACATCTCCCCAGACTCGCACAACAGACCGATAAGCTCTGCATCATCCGTTCGATGACCTCTCCAGAGGCAGCGCATGAGCGTGGAACACACTATATGATGACGGGCTATCAACCCTTACCCGGTTTTGCTGTTCCAGGGTATGGGGCCGTTATTTCCAAACTCAAAGAACAGCGGAGTGCTTTGCCGCCTTACATCTCTGTCCCAGCACCTGTCGCCTATGGTGGTGGCGGGTTCTTAGGCGCATCGCTCGCACCTTTCTCGCCTGGCGGAAATCCGGCAAGCAATAACTTCAAAGTACGCGACCTCGAACCACCTAAAGGCGTCTCTGTTGAACGTGTTGAACGCCGACGCTCTTTACGCCAAGCTGTTGATGCTGCCTTCAAAAAATACGAGGCAGGCAACCCTGCTGCGGAAGCGGTTGACGACTTTTACACCTCCGCATATAACTTGATGAGTTCCACCGATGCCCGCGCCGCGTTTGAGCTCAATGCTGAACCCGGTAAAACGCGCGACGCATATCGACGCGACACTTTCGGACAAAGCTGTCTCCTCGCAAGAAGGCTCGTTGAAGCAGGTGTTAACTTCGTCACAGTCAGCAACGGTGGATGGGATAACCACAACAACATCTTCTCATCCCTGCCCGGGAAACTCAACGCTTTCGATCAGACGATGACTACCTTAATCACAGATCTCAGCGATCGCGGCTTATTGGAAACCACGCTTGTCATCGCGATGGGGGAATTCGGCAGAACGCCGGTCATCAACAGAAACGCTGGACGTGACCATCATTCCCGCGTCTTCTCGATCATGCTCGCTGGGGGCGGTGTCCAAGGTGGACAGGTCATCGGTGCTTCCGATCCGCTTGGCATGGAACCTGCTGAAACGCCGGTACGCCCGGAAGATTTATCAGCGACACTCTATCAATCCCTCGGTGTTGATTATAATCAGCACCTTGAGTCACCAGACGGAGTCCGTATCGTCCTCTCACGCGGCGGGAGACCCATCCGTGGTGTACTTAGTTAA
- a CDS encoding WD40 repeat domain-containing protein yields the protein MRHIAFVTLRNIGILVAASYIIFAMPIGFADQPLSPIWSLEFSPDGKTLAVGKYQWIELWDLETQSIIHTYEPHAGEVRSLKFAAANNQDTSSLRLYAGGGVPAQSGEIRIWDVASEELIKSFEVHGDTIESIALSPSNTTLLTASMDEYSAVIDVTLLEDTEDPIDKQAKWLTQHVGRVLCTLYHPQGTYFVTGSEDKTIKVWNPNTFNVMVNFDANDDAVYSLAYSVNEGVIVSGSADNTVRTWRVTPAEDDEEIAVGRDSLEMTGARVREYDGHQGAVYSVDTALVLPRRTNNQTAMIASGSADTSVIIWNLRSGNRYGTFDESTDAVYAVKFSPNGEFVAAGGRDGKVRLWNLRRRTLTHEF from the coding sequence ATGCGTCATATTGCTTTCGTTACGCTCCGTAACATAGGAATCCTGGTAGCAGCGTCCTATATTATCTTTGCAATGCCGATCGGTTTTGCAGACCAACCGCTGTCTCCCATTTGGTCACTTGAATTTAGTCCTGATGGGAAAACGCTTGCTGTCGGGAAATATCAGTGGATTGAACTCTGGGATCTGGAGACACAAAGTATTATTCACACCTATGAACCGCATGCTGGCGAGGTCCGAAGTCTTAAGTTCGCAGCAGCGAATAATCAGGATACGTCGTCCTTGCGGCTCTATGCCGGTGGTGGTGTTCCCGCCCAAAGCGGTGAAATACGCATTTGGGATGTCGCCTCTGAAGAGCTCATAAAAAGTTTCGAGGTTCACGGTGACACCATTGAATCTATTGCACTCAGTCCGAGTAACACAACCCTACTCACTGCCAGCATGGATGAATATAGTGCTGTCATTGATGTAACGCTCCTTGAGGATACCGAAGATCCAATAGACAAACAAGCAAAGTGGCTTACCCAACACGTCGGGAGAGTCCTTTGCACCTTGTACCACCCACAAGGAACTTACTTTGTCACTGGTAGTGAAGATAAAACCATAAAAGTATGGAACCCTAACACTTTTAACGTCATGGTGAACTTTGATGCAAACGATGACGCTGTTTATAGTCTTGCCTATTCAGTTAATGAAGGCGTGATAGTTTCAGGATCTGCCGATAATACCGTCCGGACATGGCGCGTTACACCGGCCGAAGACGACGAGGAGATCGCAGTCGGACGAGATTCACTTGAGATGACAGGGGCTCGTGTTCGTGAATACGATGGGCATCAAGGTGCTGTTTATAGTGTTGATACTGCACTCGTTTTACCAAGACGCACAAACAATCAGACGGCAATGATTGCGTCCGGTAGTGCAGACACTTCCGTGATTATATGGAATCTCCGGTCAGGCAACCGTTATGGCACTTTTGATGAATCGACCGATGCTGTTTACGCTGTAAAGTTCAGTCCGAATGGCGAGTTCGTCGCCGCAGGCGGTCGAGATGGCAAAGTACGGCTCTGGAATCTCCGCAGACGCACCTTAACACACGAGTTCTAA